In Cicer arietinum cultivar CDC Frontier isolate Library 1 chromosome 1, Cicar.CDCFrontier_v2.0, whole genome shotgun sequence, one DNA window encodes the following:
- the LOC101494837 gene encoding chitinase-like protein 2: MNSKWVFFVLIIATMLVTLEAQTSVKPLVKTVKGKKVCDKGWECKGWSVYCCNETISDYLQTYQFENLFSKRNDPVAHAAGFWDYRSFITAAALYQPLGFGTSGGKHGGQKEVAAFLGHVGSKTSCGYGVATGGPLAWGLCYNKELSPDKFYCDDYYKLTYPCSPGAAYYGRGAIPIYWNYNYGKAGEALKVDLLNHPEYIEQNATLAFQAAIWKWMTPPEKHIPSAHDVFIGNWKPTKNDTLSKRVPGFGATINVLYGDQVCGQGSDNEAMNNIISHYLYYLDLLGVGREEAGPNEILSCAEQAAFKPSGSPSSTST, encoded by the exons ATGAATTCCAAATGGGTATTTTTTGTATTGATCATAGCAACAATGTTAGTAACACTGGAAGCACAAACATCAGTGAAACCATTGGTGAAAACAGTGAAGGGAAAGAAAGTATGTGACAAAGGGTGGGAATGCAAAGGTTGGTCTGTGTATTGTTGCAATGAGACAATCTCTGACTATTTACAAACATACCAATTTGAGAATTTGTTTTCAAAGAGGAATGATCCTGTGGCACATGCTGCTGGATTTTGGGACTATCGTTCTTTTATTACTGCTGCTGCACTTTATCAGCCTCTTGGATTTGGAACAAGTGGTGGAAAACATGGTGGTCAGAAAGAGGTTGCTGCTTTCCTTGGTCATGTTGGAAGCAAGACATCTT gtgGTTATGGGGTAGCTACTGGGGGACCCTTAGCTTGGGGTTTATGCTACAATAAGGAATTGAGCCCTGATAAATTCTATTGTGATGATTACTACAAATTAACCTATCCATGCTCTCCTGGTGCAGCTTACTATGGTCGTGGTGCCATACCAATTTACTG GAATTACAACTATGGAAAAGCTGGGGAAGCATTAAAAGTGGATCTATTAAACCATCCAGAATACATAGAACAAAATGCAACATTAGCCTTCCAAGCAGCAATATGGAAATGGATGACCCCACCTGAAAAACACATACCTTCAGCCCATGATGTTTTTATTGGAAATTGGAAACCAACAAAAAATGACACATTGTCCAAAAGGGTACCTGGATTTGGTGCCACAATCAATGTTTTATATGGTGATCAAGTTTGTGGCCAAGGTTCTGATAATGAAGCAATGAATAACATAATTTCTCATTATCTTTATTACCTTGATTTATTGGGAGTTGGTAGAGAAGAGGCAGGGCCTAATGAAATTCTCTCTTGTGCTGAACAAGCTGCTTTTAAACCATCTGGCTCACCTTCTTCAACAAGTACTTGA